Genomic segment of Arachis hypogaea cultivar Tifrunner chromosome 11, arahy.Tifrunner.gnm2.J5K5, whole genome shotgun sequence:
GGGATAAAAGTGATGTTGTTGTCAAGGTAATTGAGGTGGATAAGTGATTGGTCTTGTGACCTCATGACACCACTAAACTTCTGATTCTGATTTCTTTAGCATATAATAGGTtcaacatcctggcgttcaggATCTGATGATGACAGATCTCCGTAACTTGCAAGCTTTCGCCCTGTACATGCAAAAGACAGATATCAAATTTGATCTATATTCGGTGACAAAGGAAATGGAAAAACAGGTGCCTGTTATTTGCTTGCTAGATTTGTTCGTTAGCTTTATTATACTACATGGATTATTTGATAATTAATGCCTGCCTTTTTTTCCCCTATTTTGTTTTATTGGTTTGTTATTTAGTAGGATTCTTATCAAAGGACAGAACTTACTCGCATTTTTCCCCAGTTGCCGATTAAATAGAAGTTCCTATTAAGAATAAACTTTATTAGGTACTTTTATTATATAGAAAGCGATTGATGGATGGGTTGTGTATGCAATTCATAATAGAAGCATGCTGGGGAGTATATTATATAATCGAGTGGTTAGGAAGTTTCTGTCATATCTGACTTCATGCAGCTTATTTGTTTCTTGTACTCTTGAATGAGTCATATATCAGCAACTTTTATCCAAATACAATATATTATCACTCTCACCAGTAGCATTTTGTGATTAAATCTCGACTGAGTGTTTATGCTAGAGTGAAGTTCGTTGAACTGTTGACAACTTCttgaacttaaatctgacataacttggttaaaaatattagTTGGATAGTGTTACTAATGAGATTTATGAACGAAAAACCAGTGCACTACTTAGCTGGATCTTATTTGTTTTTGCTGCATATATTAACAAGGATACATATTACTTTTCATTAGAAATCTTTGCAAGCTTCTCTTCAGTTAACATGTAAATTTTATGTagaccacttttttttttttttttgttttttttttttttttttttgtagtttctTTATCTCACTTGTAGTAACTCAGTGATGTTAATGTTAAGGTTCTTCCCACAACCTACTATGACTTGTTCTAATGAAAACTTGAGACATTCTAGATTGGCTATGAATTTGATTTCAAGAGGGAAGCTGCTGCGATGGAATGTATTAGAAAGTTCTTGTATCAAAATAACAGAAGGGCTCCTGTTTTGGTTCCACGGGTAATACGAGATATGGTTACTAGGTATGTTATGCAGCAAAAAGGATTTTAGATAATCTGCTTCGAAATATTAATAATGAACTAGATTGGTAACTTATTGTATTATTTTGAAGAGATGTCACCCCTATATTGTTTTCAAATGTCTTGGTGCTTGCAGCATTAACTTATGTTATCTAATAAAAATGAGTTTTTGAGGTAAACTAGCTTTTCTGATTGGACAAATTAAGTAATATTATGTAGACAAAACCCTACGTATTATTCACAGCACTTTCCTGCACCCTATATAGTTCTAACTGCCTCATTCCCTTTGCTAACTTAGCTGTGTTGTTCACAAATATTATCCTCCCACTATTCCTTATTGCTATCTGTCTATTTCTCCATTTTCCCTTtcttgctgcactatgataacaTAGGTTTCTTACacattaacaataaaataatataagagTTTGAATGTTAGAGCACTAATATTTTGTGCATATAGTTGTTGTGAGGATTGTGCTTTGAGAATCAATCACAGTAAATTTTAAGGTTGCTATACCATGCATGGTATGTTATGAACTGCCTCTTTGTTGTTAAAAACTAGGATGAAGTGAAAAGAACAACGAACATAAGAAATCCCGTACAGCAAAATAGTTGCTGTTACATATTTGATAATCGTCAAATGACCAAGAAAGCTATGATCCATGCGTATTTTGTTAGTGTTAACTTCTTTTGGTTATGTTATGCTTCCTTGATTGTACAGGAGGGTACTAGTGATGGAGTTTATTGATGGGATTCCAATAATGAACCTTGGTGATGAAATAGCAAAGAGAGGCATAAACCCTCGTGGTagggcagcagcagcagcaaagcAGTAAGCTTCTCAGTTATCCTATATGAATTCACTATATCACAATATTGCCTCAAATAGTACTTATATATAACCTAAATTCTGAATTTTGATATTCTTGTCACTTGTTCAACTTTGAATATATTTCATTCATGTCCAGAATTTTTGGGAGGATATAGATGAGAGAATCAGGAGCATAGAGGGGATGGTGAAGTTTTAATAAATAGGAACATTAACTCTTCTTCTTAGAGATTCTGAATGTGGATAATTCTTCATTCTGATGCACGTAGTTCTATGCATATCACACTATTAACTATACTGTAAAAGTGCAGGAAGATTCTTCAAAGCTTGACTCTAGCTTATGGTCAAATGATATTGAAAAGTGGATTCTTCCATGCAGATCCTCACCCAGGAAATATCCTGATTTGTAAAGGATCAGAGGCAAGTCAGCtgccatatatgtatatatattcttgTATGTTCTTAAATGTTTCTTTATCCAAATATGCTCATATCTTTGAAATGTGATCTTTCTAGTTAAAATAGTCACTTTCTTTCATTAAGTACAAACTCAACCAATTCGACCTTCATCAAGATATTAAATATGGAAATGACTTCTGTATGATATTGAAAATTAGTTTCAATACTTGATGACCTAATATAAATGTTTATCTTGCAACTTCCCTAATGTTTGTATTTCCTGTAGTCAGGTTGGCTTGCTGGACTATGGGCAGGTGAAGGATCTCCCAGAACCATTGAGGCTTGGTTATGCTAATCTAGTTCTTGCAATTGCTGATGGTGACCAATTAAGAGCTGCAGAAAGCTATAGGTATTGAAGTATATATTTAAGTCTCATCTACTGTTGTTTGTTGAAAATAAGAACATATGAACACAAGATAATGAGTTTGATAAGCCTTGATATGTGGAGTATGAAGCACAAAAGTGAGATAGATAAGATAGGGggaaaggaagtaattaattCCTTGTTAGTAAAATCAGATTTGATGACCCTAACTAGTCTTTTTATTGAGAAAATTTCTAAAGTTCTGTCATCATGCAAAGTTAAAAGAAACTGTCACTTGAATCTCAATTTAGCTCAACAAAATTGAAGGTAAAAACACTCGAATGAAATCCTGATTGGTCCAAATTGTGGTAGATTTTTATCACAAGATCATGTCCATGACATTTTATATGCTTTGGCACATACAGAGATCATTGTAGGACAGATGTCTCTTTTTAAGTTAACATCCTGATTTTGAAATGAAAATGTCAACAATTtatgttatgttcaattttgttgaTCTAAATACTCGTTTTAATATTACTTTATAGGGAGCTTGGTATAGAAACCATTAGCAATTGTGAAAATGAGCAACAAGAATTGTTTAGACTAGCAACGACGATGTTTGATACAAAATTGCCTCCTGGGGTCACAATGCTGCAACCTTTCTCAGAGGAGTCTTCAATAAAGAAAATCGGGGTTCAAGTATGTTTTCGAGTCCAAATATTTAGTTGTTTGTTCCTCCTTATGTATTAGTAAGAATGCTACTAAATTCGTGTGTCTGCTTTTATTGTGAGAAACAATTTGGTTTTATTAATCAGGGTAAGGTCACTGTATAAACATGTCAGATAATTTGATTACACTAGTCTAAGGAGAGATGAAGCTTTAGAAGCCGGATTTAGAGCCATTAGTTTGAGATGCAGCAGGTGTCagttattgataaaaataaaacttaattcCAGGATGACTAAAGTTTAAAGGGAAAATGGGGGCAAATTTTAATGGGTTTTAGGCAGGACCAAAAAATCCTGGTTGGCTAGCTCcttgcatgatgagtcttttttcCTTTGTATAGATCATAATGTCATATCTTTGAATGTTACACTATGTACGAGATGGAAAATTCCAATCCTTTTATAATGTTGGTGGCAAAATCTTTTTCAGTTTTTAGTTCCTGGTCGTTAAATTTGGGAGAATATGTTGGCAGTGAATCAAATTATTAAAAGATGATGTAACATATATATAACTGACATTTATTGTAACAGAACAAGGTGGAGATAACTTCTTAATATTCTATGCTTCTACTTTCCCTAACTAAATTTTCTAAAATTGTTTGTGGCTGGTTATGCTAGTCTTTCCCAGAAGAACTGTTTTCGGTACTTCGGACGGTGCATCTATTGAGGGGACTTAGTGTTGGACTGGGAATCAATTATTCTTGTGCAGAACAGTGGCGACCCATTGCAGAAGAAGCTTTATTTCAGGCGGGAAGACTTCAAGGTGTCACCATAAGACTTCAAGCTTTATTAACGCTTTGAAAAATAGATGGCAATAAACATTGTGCAGTCCTTACATCTTTGGTTGTTTCTGTTGTTTCTTTTGTGAATTTTAGATGTCCCAACATCCCGCTAAACCAGCTAATATCTGATTCCAAGCTCTTGACTTTCTTACAGGCAAGGATGTTAAGCCCAGGCCTAAAAAACGCCGTTCGTGGAGATTATTTTCGAGAGGCTAAATAGGTAGGTTTTGATCAAAGTTACTTGCATCTTCTTTCTTGGTAAATTGGCCAATTATTTAAGTTCAATTTTTCATATTTCACAGTTGACATTGATGGTTACCGATGATCCGTATTTTTTCATTAGGATTTTGGGTGGCGGTACCTTGCAGgttcttttagatttttttttttttaatttttggattgtgccgttttcttctatttctttattttttttgttaaaatttttacaaGATTAACTCCATCACGATTTATTTATAGTCTGCTCTCTCTGTCTCAAAATAATCAATGTATATGATTACAATTTATCATAATAAGATTTTGTGGTGCCTTGGAGGgtattcttttaaaatttgttattttggAATTGTACATTTTATTTTCATGGGATTAATTGCATCAACATCCATCTATAATTTACTCTATTTGAAATAGTTGTACATTGACCAAATTGGTGCATTCATAGCAAACTAAGAGAGTAATATAGTTCCTCAACACGGTGTATATGTGATGGAAGGCACCATCTCAAACGGGAGGAGGGAGCCTGTTATTGAGGAAGTTCCCTAACAATGAGGTCTTGGGGAGTGTCTTTTATACACCCTCTGCTATGATGACACGACTGATTCCTCCAAACAGTGACCGGATTTAGAAATTTTAAGCTGTGGGacaaatatataatatactaGTATTTTTATTCGTAATAATATTAggagaatataaaatttttaaaattacgtcGATTTTGTCCTGACATTATAGATTATAgttcaaaagatttataaaattaaattacttttacaaaaaagtcgTAGGGAACAAAAGTCTCATCGACTAAGAAGATCAGAATCTCCgtagataaaaaaaatcaaataataagatttttagttattattttcatgtgaaagagtttaatttttttactaataattaattttaacatttgttatctaaactttgaaagaatttaacgtgtgtgcttttatatttatttaggtGTTAAATCTGTTGCACAAAtagaagtaattaatttttatggttgctatttaaaaataatattttttttctatgtatataaaaatataattaaatattagcataaaaaaatttatattgatagttataaaattaattcaattattttttttaaaaaaaattgaatattgattctaacttttaatcacaacattagtattttttctaaattatatgtaataaatatttgaaaaggaaaagaattaaaaatataaattaaaaagaaaagtagtaaaattttaaatttaaataaaaagtatgcatataataatatcttttaagAAAGTAtaaggagccaatggaatatctgtacaatgtgcacaatggaggtttagggagtattagagatataaccattagtgttacctttttccatcagtgtaagcttttgggatgagtggtatcatgacatggtattagagctctagatccgaaaggtcaagagtttgatccttggtgaaccccaaaatcagtttaagcttttgggatgagtggttttatgacatgagatgtttattatccctagtactcgAATGATTATTCTGGATATtatgggtgatgttcattttgtaactcatatagcccatacacattatacaaatattccattggctctctAGCAAAACTcacttttatttgaattatattatgttgttgattttattttttgtagaaaagaaagatagagaaaaatagagaatgagagaaaatataaagaaaaataaagaagaagaatgagagggAGTTTGtcaattttgaaagatttttttattttaattgtaataaaaaatatctaatgacattttgatttgtcaaaattactaatataaattataaattatatatagagtgggaaggatagagagaaatagaaaagggAGAGAGGTAGATAAGAGAATTTAAGAAGGGAGTATATGAATTTTGGAAGGAAATGTTtcatctcaattttaataagcgagtgtcatgtgacacgttttggttattaaattagttagtaatatataaatatataatatagctatatttctattttaatattttaattttaatttaatttgaatgcaATTCGAGAATGTGATGTTGCatttgattgtcaaatttgtaattagtcattaataatgatatataggAGAGATAAAGTAGTGAAGGAATGAAAGagatagagaaaagaaagaaggaggagggaagaactcttcaattttgaaaaaaatatttaatttcaattgcaGTGAAAAatgacatgtgacacattttagttgtaaaattagtaatatataatagataagaaGGTTAAATCACTAATTCCGTATCCGAATTATCAAAATGTGGATAAAAATGACCTCCACTTTTATTAATcacaaaaatattctcaaaatattttaaaatacaataaaaatatctaatgttaaatatatattttcaaaaagtgttttaaaaattagattttgatgtaattttttataaatatcattaaaaaataagactattttaaaatatttaacattattaatgtatcaaaattaaactctaataataataataacgacaACAAAAAATAacgacaacaacaacaaaattagtcggatagatagatagatagaagtactaaatgctttattattttaactcatttttaaataatttgtaatctaatttatatttgagaataaattatcaaaatataaatataggGCAAAATTCTTCAATTTACTAGTAAATATTAATGTTTAGTAAAAAACAAAATCAAGAATATgaattttaactaatttaatcttttaattaaataatattctatttttattaaattaatttaatatatattgtactttaagataaaatttaataaaaaacttattattgtgagagattaaatttaataaaataatttttttacacaaaAGTTAA
This window contains:
- the LOC112722205 gene encoding uncharacterized protein isoform X3, which gives rise to MFPPVDINDIREKLSYQFRPLQRSFQFWVRAIDIYTGYKVFQVKVNFERDVQKREALWERQHELAADKVYAMCADLGGFFLKIAQILGKPDLAPAAWVRRLVTLCDQAPATPFQTVKLMLENELGQGIDDVFDRFDMEPLGSASIAQVHKARLRGDKSDVVVKVQHPGVQDLMMTDLRNLQAFALYMQKTDIKFDLYSVTKEMEKQIGYEFDFKREAAAMECIRKFLYQNNRRAPVLVPRVIRDMVTRRVLVMEFIDGIPIMNLGDEIAKRGINPRGRAAAAAKQKILQSLTLAYGQMILKSGFFHADPHPGNILICKGSEVGLLDYGQVKDLPEPLRLGYANLVLAIADGDQLRAAESYRELGIETISNCENEQQELFRLATTMFDTKLPPGVTMLQPFSEESSIKKIGVQSFPEELFSVLRTVHLLRGLSVGLGINYSCAEQWRPIAEEALFQAGRLQDVPTSR
- the LOC112722205 gene encoding uncharacterized protein isoform X2, whose translation is MFPPVDINDIREKLSYQFRPLQRSFQFWVRAIDIYTGYKVFQVKVNFERDVQKREALWERQHELAADKVYAMCADLGGFFLKIAQILGKPDLAPAAWVRRLVTLCDQAPATPFQTVKLMLENELGQGIDDVFDRFDMEPLGSASIAQVHKARLRGDKSDVVVKVQHPGVQDLMMTDLRNLQAFALYMQKTDIKFDLYSVTKEMEKQIGYEFDFKREAAAMECIRKFLYQNNRRAPVLVPRVIRDMVTRRVLVMEFIDGIPIMNLGDEIAKRGINPRGRAAAAAKQKILQSLTLAYGQMILKSGFFHADPHPGNILICKGSEVGLLDYGQVKDLPEPLRLGYANLVLAIADGDQLRAAESYRELGIETISNCENEQQELFRLATTMFDTKLPPGVTMLQPFSEESSIKKIGVQSFPEELFSVLRTVHLLRGLSVGLGINYSCAEQWRPIAEEALFQAGRLQGVTIRLQALLTL
- the LOC112722205 gene encoding uncharacterized protein isoform X1; translated protein: MFPPVDINDIREKLSYQFRPLQRSFQFWVRAIDIYTGYKVFQVKVNFERDVQKREALWERQHELAADKVYAMCADLGGFFLKIAQILGKPDLAPAAWVRRLVTLCDQAPATPFQTVKLMLENELGQGIDDVFDRFDMEPLGSASIAQVHKARLRGDKSDVVVKVQHPGVQDLMMTDLRNLQAFALYMQKTDIKFDLYSVTKEMEKQIGYEFDFKREAAAMECIRKFLYQNNRRAPVLVPRVIRDMVTRRVLVMEFIDGIPIMNLGDEIAKRGINPRGRAAAAAKQKILQSLTLAYGQMILKSGFFHADPHPGNILICKGSEVGLLDYGQVKDLPEPLRLGYANLVLAIADGDQLRAAESYRELGIETISNCENEQQELFRLATTMFDTKLPPGVTMLQPFSEESSIKKIGVQSFPEELFSVLRTVHLLRGLSVGLGINYSCAEQWRPIAEEALFQAGRLQGKDVKPRPKKRRSWRLFSRG